TTGAACCTTCTGTGTGCTTACTATCGACTTCTTCTGTTTTGTCGAATTACTTTGGTTAACCTTAGTTGCATAAtttttcgtttttgtttttCGGATACTAAATCTCAGGGGGGCATTGAAGATGGCGAAGAACCAAAAACTGCGGCTATTAGGGAACTACGAGAAGAAACCGGGATAGAGTCTGCTGAAATCATTGCTGAGGTTTGTATATAGAACACTGGAAAAACTCCATACCATCATGATACTCACAGCATATGTGCATTATTCATGAAGCAATATCTATAATCCCATTTTTTCCTCTGTTCTGAACTTCTAAGTAATTGTTAGACGGAGTTCAAATCTTTAAGTTACAGTCAAATTATGTTGCATCCTGAGTTTCATAACTAAGCTGATTGCTGAGGGAGCAGCTGAAGTAAATTTTGCAAACTCATGACAGGTTCCGAATTGGTTGACATATGATTTTCCACCTGCCGTGAAGACCAAAGTTAATCGTCTATGGGGAGGTGAATGGCATGGGCAAGCACAAAAATGGCATGTCCTTATTCCTTCACATGCACAAACTTCATGAGTTAAAAAAACATGAATCTCAAGTCCTGCCTTCTTAAGCTTGGCACAAAAATGGCATGTCCTTATTCCTTCACATGCACACACTTCATGAGTTAAAAACAACATGAATCTTAAGTCCTGCCTTCTTAAGCTTGCAACTTGTCTGCCAAAACTTCTATTAGAATGTgtttgatgtactaggattatTTCCTCATTAGTCACCAGATGTGTATTGTTGGCATTCTTATGTATCTGTCAACATACATTTTGATATTAAATTACTGCAGATGTTTGTTAATGTAACATGTGTTCCTATGAATACTCGGCATGTGTAGTAGCGACTCTGGCACATGAAATACCTTTGTATTAGTGTTACAACTGGTGAATTTCGATATTGAGTTTGCTAACCATGTAAATGTTCAGTCGTCATGCTCCTCTCTCGGTTAAAATATGAACTTGCATGATGTAATCTTTCAGTTGTTAGAATGTGCTTCATTGCTGCTATAAATCCGTATGCATGAGTATTTGAATGGATGGCATAAGGATGCACAAGTTTTACTTCCTAATGACGAACTTGGGCAATTGACAGGTTTCTTATGAGATTCACAAAAAGTGAGAGCGAGATCAACTTAGCTAATGGAGCAGCTGATCCGGAATTTGCAGAGTGGAAATGGGCTAGCCCTGAAGAAGTCATCGAGCAGGTGCGCCGAAAAAACTATCCTTGTACTTAATTAGTTTCATGAATATGTTTCACGGACATGATAAAAAACGGGTTGTCTGCTGAATACAGGCAGTCGACTACAAGAGGCCAGCATACGAGGAAGTTATGAAGACGTTCGAGTCCTACTTCGATGGAAGTAGTTTATCTGCGAAATGTAGATCGTCAAAATGGTGAACGTTCTTAACTCCTTTTACATCGTTGGATGTGGATCAAGTAGGGCTCGTGCTTTTTGTAAATGATAACGAGAGAACTTTGAAATTAGATTGTGTTTCGGTTGTTTCTGTAACTGTATATCAATAAAAATGTATGCGGATTTACTTGTTGCTTCATATGGTTTTTCCTTGACGAAAAGCTCtaggtactgttcactttaacgaaaaaccacatttttacactaaaaagttaattctGGTACAatttactttaccttttattttgtccttatcattaaaaaccacatttttaataataaggacaaaataaggaCAAAAACATTTTGATTCCCAGAAATTCAAACTCGTGCTGTATGCCAGAAAGTTTTAACCGTGATTAGGGAAGCACAAAAACGGATTTATTCTGAAAAAACGCTTCATTTGACAACCCACAATAGGTAGTTACATTACAACCTTAAGCAAtagatcaaaaaaaaaaaaaaaggatcaaaGCAAGTTCTGACATCGCGGATTCATCTGCTATTTAATCCTCACATCTTTATGATTGGACTGTATTTACATAAACTATCAGCACGAGCGGCTTCAAGTTTCGTAGAGATATGGTACGACATGTTCTACTCATCATCCGGCAACCATCTCTACTTCTACCCACTTCCATCGAGCTGTCCGTGAGATAGGAGGTGCGCCATGTAATGCTGCAAACATGTGCACAAAACGCATAAGTTAAAAAGCACTCTGAACTCGATTTCATTCTATGCAACAGTTATCCATGGACTTGTTGAAGTAAAATCTGGGGCATCGTATTTGagctaaaaaaaaatcatagccGCTGCTTGAGAATGTTGAGGATCGTTCACAAAACAGATCAATCGACATAAAAAATGAACTCTACCCCGAAGTTAACAACGAAGAGGAGGGTGAAGGAAGCAGTTTAGCAGGCATATAATGGAGCTTGTTAATGCTTGCATAAGACCAAAAGTCTCTTCAGAGCTGAGCTCGCTGATACACCTACTAACAACTCCTACAGCCATTCTTTTGGGGTGGGGGAACAAAGCAGATATTCACCCCTCCGGGTAGGGGTTGAAGGTTATTTTTCTGAAAACATTCGACGCAACACAGTTTTGATAAAATGACGAATGAGAATGCTTTTCTGCCTTGTAAAAATGAGAATTTTTGAATCCAGAAGCATCAAAACACCGATCAACATAGCAATTCTCACAAGAAAACCAGAATTATGAAAATGTAATTAGAAATTCAACTTCAAGTAGAAACGAGTGACTTACGGCATGATAAGCATAGGGTCCTTTCCCCTGTCGCTCAAAGTGTTTGGCCATGATGCAATACTCAATCGGACCCCATTCTTCGTTTTCGAAACAGTTACCAAGCGCAGCTTTATACAACTGACCAACAAACCAATACAAACCAAATCAAACACATAATTATTTTCGTAAgacgatattctaaactactcgAATCGAATCTCCTTAGAGGAGTTTCCAACACATTGAAAGCTAAAACCTTTTGCATTCAAATAATTTGAGTTCTCTCACAAACCTTTGCCGTGTCCGTCAAGAGCTCCGTTCCAGCTGGGTAAGAAGCATAGAACTGGTCAGCTCTCGAAAACCCAGCTCGAGTTCTGCAACACCAAATACAAAAACCATTGATGAGAACAGTTAAGAACAACAGGAACTTCACAACCCAGATAT
The nucleotide sequence above comes from Malus sylvestris chromosome 16, drMalSylv7.2, whole genome shotgun sequence. Encoded proteins:
- the LOC126606550 gene encoding uncharacterized protein LOC126606550, yielding MNLYNGCKEILKIQKFRRLVSYAGFYCFTAVLTYAYTSNTTRAGFSRADQFYASYPAGTELLTDTAKLYKAALGNCFENEEWGPIEYCIMAKHFERQGKGPYAYHAHYMAHLLSHGQLDGSG
- the LOC126606233 gene encoding nudix hydrolase 25-like → MEDLPPGYRPNVGVCLINSDNLVFVGSRLNVPGAWQMPQGGIEDGEEPKTAAIRELREETGIESAEIIAEVPNWLTYDFPPAVKTKVNRLWGGEWHGQAQKWFLMRFTKSESEINLANGAADPEFAEWKWASPEEVIEQAVDYKRPAYEEVMKTFESYFDGSSLSAKCRSSKW